Proteins encoded in a region of the Phacochoerus africanus isolate WHEZ1 chromosome 8, ROS_Pafr_v1, whole genome shotgun sequence genome:
- the LOC125133171 gene encoding metallothionein-1C-like produces the protein VASCFGPQASPRLYLDPNCSCSASGSCSCAGSCTCKACRCTSCKKSCCSCCPTGCAKCAQACICKGASDKCSCCA, from the exons GTTGCTTCTTGCTTTGGACCTCAGGCCTCACCTCGCCTCTACTTGGACCCCAACTGCTCCTGCTCCGCTA GTGGCTCCTGCAGCTGCGCAGGCTCCTGCACGTGCAAAGCCTGCAGATGCACCTCCTGCAAGAAGA gctgctgctcctgctgccccACGGGCTGTGCCAAGTGTGCCCAGGCCTGCATCTGCAAAGGAGCCTCGGACAAGTGCAGCTGCTGTGCCTGA
- the LOC125132810 gene encoding metallothionein-1A, whose amino-acid sequence MCRARASGRGSLCARAASWGINLSTRAPTLQCASYWTSESALLSALSHLPPHMDPNCSCPTGGSCSCAGSCTCKACRCTSCKKSCCSCCPAGCARCAQGCICKGASDKCSCCA is encoded by the exons ATGTGCCGGGCGAGGGCAAGTGGGCGGGGGAGCCTCTGCGCCCGGGCCGCCTCCTGGGGTATAAACCTGAGCACGCGGGCGCCTACACTGCAATGCGCCTCCTACTGGACCAGTGAATCCGCGTTGCTCTCTGCTTTGTCTCACCTGCCTCCACACATGGACCCCAACTGCTCCTGCCCCACAG GTGGCTCCTGCAGCTGCGCAGGCTCCTGCACGTGCAAAGCCTGCAGATGCACCTCCTGCAAGAAGA gctgctgctcctgctgccccGCGGGCTGTGCCAGGTGTgcccagggctgcatctgcaaaggGGCCTCGGACAAGTGCAGCTGCTgtgcctga